In Amycolatopsis sulphurea, one genomic interval encodes:
- a CDS encoding hydroxymethylglutaryl-CoA lyase: protein MDIREVGMRDGLQLEDPIPTSTKLELLDAIVDAGARRVEVTSFVSPKAVPALADADQVAAELGRWPGVRFSALVANTRGADRAVDAGVVNLEYVISASDAHSKANTGKTTAEATDAIGQIATRAHKAGGDVEVIVGVAWDCPFAGRTPPDRILQVVKAAVRAGADRLCLADTIGTTTPARLLSLLAEVGRACPGIEIGIHLHDTRGAGQANALAAVLAGVRQLDASVGGLGGCPFAPGASGNIATEELVYWLGESGVHTGLNLSGLHRAATIAENAVGHELPSSLHRALNRRST from the coding sequence GTGGACATCCGCGAGGTCGGTATGCGTGATGGCCTCCAGCTCGAAGACCCCATCCCGACCTCGACCAAGCTCGAACTCCTGGACGCGATCGTCGATGCCGGCGCGCGGCGAGTGGAAGTCACCTCCTTCGTATCCCCGAAGGCGGTTCCTGCCCTCGCGGACGCGGATCAGGTCGCGGCCGAGCTCGGGCGTTGGCCGGGGGTACGGTTCTCGGCGCTCGTGGCCAACACGCGCGGTGCGGACCGCGCCGTGGACGCCGGGGTCGTCAACCTCGAATATGTCATCTCGGCCTCGGACGCCCACAGCAAGGCCAACACGGGTAAAACGACCGCGGAAGCCACGGACGCGATCGGCCAGATCGCCACGCGCGCGCACAAAGCCGGTGGGGACGTCGAGGTCATCGTGGGCGTCGCGTGGGACTGCCCCTTCGCGGGGCGAACCCCACCCGATCGAATCCTCCAGGTGGTGAAGGCCGCGGTCCGCGCCGGCGCGGACCGGCTCTGCCTCGCCGACACGATCGGCACCACGACTCCGGCGCGCTTGCTGAGTCTGCTCGCTGAGGTCGGACGCGCCTGTCCCGGCATCGAGATCGGCATCCACCTGCACGACACACGGGGGGCCGGGCAGGCCAATGCCCTCGCGGCCGTACTGGCCGGCGTTCGGCAGCTGGATGCCTCGGTGGGAGGACTCGGCGGATGCCCGTTCGCCCCAGGCGCCAGCGGCAATATCGCGACCGAGGAGCTGGTGTACTGGCTCGGAGAGTCCGGTGTCCACACCGGACTCAATCTCTCCGGACTGCATCGTGCGGCCACGATTGCGGAGAACGCCGTCGGCCACGAGCTGCCAAGTTCCCTGCACCGTGCGCTCAATCGTAGATCCACATAG
- a CDS encoding GntR family transcriptional regulator — MDKLNPNDPRPHYAQIAEVLAGEVREGSHEGQKLPTHQEVAERFSVSVGTVKRAYAQLQDDGLIVTRQGQGAYVVTPLPEQPAGDPAPDLARIYDQIAGVRRVLDGIERELRTHG, encoded by the coding sequence ATGGACAAGCTCAATCCGAACGATCCGAGGCCGCATTACGCGCAGATCGCTGAAGTGCTGGCCGGCGAGGTCCGCGAGGGCAGCCATGAGGGGCAAAAGCTGCCGACACATCAGGAAGTCGCCGAACGATTTAGCGTTTCCGTCGGAACCGTGAAGAGGGCATATGCCCAGCTACAGGACGACGGACTCATTGTCACCAGGCAAGGGCAGGGCGCGTATGTCGTTACGCCGCTTCCCGAACAGCCAGCCGGGGATCCTGCGCCGGACCTGGCTCGCATCTACGATCAGATTGCCGGTGTTCGTCGCGTACTCGACGGCATCGAGCGTGAGTTGCGAACTCACGGCTAG
- a CDS encoding GlcG/HbpS family heme-binding protein, which produces MLANPTFDQPAISAELAQRIVNAAAAASGEHGQASTIAVVDPAGTLKAFVRMDGAALLTVQIAQDKAYTAAAFGLASHEWHDFIKDDAPLADGIVHTPRLVVFGGGYPVKVNGAVVGGIGVSGGHYTDDMKIATAALEQAGYPS; this is translated from the coding sequence ATGCTCGCTAACCCGACGTTCGACCAGCCGGCCATCAGCGCCGAACTCGCTCAACGAATCGTCAACGCCGCTGCGGCGGCGTCCGGGGAACACGGTCAGGCGAGCACGATCGCCGTCGTCGACCCGGCGGGAACCCTCAAGGCCTTCGTCCGAATGGACGGGGCCGCACTCTTGACCGTGCAGATCGCGCAGGACAAGGCCTATACCGCTGCCGCGTTCGGCCTCGCCTCCCATGAATGGCACGACTTCATCAAGGACGACGCGCCGCTGGCCGACGGCATCGTGCACACGCCGCGACTCGTCGTTTTCGGTGGTGGGTACCCGGTGAAGGTCAACGGAGCGGTCGTCGGCGGCATCGGTGTGTCCGGGGGCCACTACACCGATGACATGAAGATCGCGACAGCCGCGCTCGAACAAGCCGGATACCCGAGCTGA
- a CDS encoding SsgA family sporulation/cell division regulator — MTAQLRSGAWDRESGSVAAAVPVRLRYRAADPWAVALDFRGGAVWVSWLLARDLLVEALTLGAAGEGDVRIVAEGDTVELSLCSPDGSAVLVFGRGDLEHAVDDTEAVVPAGTEGSHFDWDREVRYLGRDAA, encoded by the coding sequence ATGACTGCTCAACTCCGGTCCGGTGCGTGGGATCGGGAGTCGGGGTCGGTGGCTGCGGCGGTGCCGGTGCGGTTGCGGTACCGGGCGGCTGATCCCTGGGCGGTGGCGCTGGATTTCCGGGGTGGCGCGGTGTGGGTGTCGTGGCTGCTGGCGCGGGATCTGCTGGTGGAGGCGCTGACGCTGGGTGCGGCGGGGGAGGGTGACGTCCGGATTGTCGCCGAGGGCGACACGGTGGAACTCAGCCTGTGCTCCCCGGACGGGTCGGCGGTGCTGGTTTTCGGCCGCGGCGATCTGGAGCACGCGGTGGATGACACCGAGGCGGTGGTCCCGGCCGGGACCGAGGGGTCCCACTTCGATTGGGACCGCGAGGTGCGGTACCTCGGCCGCGACGCGGCCTGA
- a CDS encoding NifU family protein, protein MSALPPGLQHKVDAALEAHVSRFLDSHGGAVASASITPEGDVTLRFDGACQACPAVAATFYSKVAPIVRAVPGVRSVSAPNVNVSEAAVDRILSLSAPRRRSSGGGDHAR, encoded by the coding sequence ATGAGTGCGTTACCGCCCGGCCTCCAGCACAAGGTGGACGCCGCGCTGGAGGCTCACGTCAGCCGGTTTCTCGACTCGCACGGCGGCGCGGTCGCCAGTGCGTCGATCACTCCGGAAGGCGATGTGACCCTGCGCTTCGATGGCGCCTGCCAAGCCTGTCCCGCTGTCGCGGCCACTTTTTACAGCAAAGTGGCACCGATCGTCCGCGCTGTTCCCGGCGTGCGTTCGGTGAGCGCTCCCAACGTCAACGTATCCGAAGCGGCGGTCGACCGGATTCTCAGCCTGTCCGCACCGCGGCGCCGATCCTCCGGAGGTGGGGACCATGCTCGCTAA
- a CDS encoding DUF4097 family beta strand repeat-containing protein — translation MSINERTETHPAPGPIELAVSADVATVEVHAAEDHRTARVVLAPAVPGDAGAARLIEATSIESRGDRLTVTIPRTPGGGGSTTVVRGSGNVVISGGVLTGEVVGLVLGGAQDGATIVNGQVITGSGTTVIGSADGGVRVVATVPPGSRVTLTGQAPALTTTGPLARVESDTISGRVDIAAAEVVSARTTSGAIRIGACGEVRARSVSGAVRIRELAGTATVKTTSGAATVTAVADSAVTAQTVSGDIDLSAPRGVEIDASTRSVSGRTSNRRWSA, via the coding sequence ATGAGCATCAACGAACGCACCGAAACCCACCCTGCCCCCGGCCCGATCGAGCTGGCGGTGTCGGCCGACGTCGCCACCGTGGAGGTCCACGCGGCCGAGGACCACCGCACTGCCCGGGTGGTGCTGGCCCCGGCGGTGCCGGGTGACGCCGGGGCCGCCCGGTTGATCGAGGCCACCTCGATCGAGTCCCGCGGCGACCGGCTCACCGTGACCATTCCCCGCACCCCCGGCGGTGGGGGCTCGACCACGGTGGTCCGCGGATCCGGGAACGTCGTCATCTCCGGCGGCGTGCTGACCGGGGAGGTCGTCGGGCTGGTCCTCGGCGGCGCCCAGGACGGGGCGACCATCGTGAACGGGCAGGTCATCACCGGCTCCGGCACCACCGTCATCGGCTCCGCCGACGGCGGGGTGCGGGTGGTCGCGACGGTCCCGCCCGGGTCGCGGGTCACCCTCACCGGCCAGGCCCCTGCCCTGACCACCACCGGCCCGCTGGCCCGGGTCGAGTCGGACACGATCTCCGGCCGGGTGGACATCGCCGCGGCGGAGGTGGTGTCCGCGCGCACCACGTCCGGCGCGATCCGGATCGGCGCATGCGGTGAGGTCCGGGCGAGGAGCGTGTCCGGAGCGGTCCGGATCCGTGAACTCGCCGGGACCGCCACGGTGAAGACCACCTCGGGTGCGGCGACAGTGACCGCGGTCGCGGACTCGGCCGTGACCGCGCAGACCGTGTCCGGCGACATTGATCTGTCCGCGCCGCGCGGGGTGGAGATCGACGCCTCCACCCGCAGCGTGTCCGGTCGCACCAGCAACCGGCGGTGGTCGGCATGA
- a CDS encoding Crp/Fnr family transcriptional regulator translates to MKPFVDSRGPDIAPYFAHCPTATYQPRSVVFDVERAQHETLLIEHGVTRVTTCHPGGAERLLFYKGTGCVLGDTVIFGEPGNLPASARAVAITEVAVRVMPRREFERMCMSEPNLVYALLQRAHRKIANLIEQVGLAAFSDTTTQTAGLLHALWAESGRADAPPEVNRLLHLTHQEIASATGRTRVSVSYAMKRLENAGTIALHRGWIEVLDAAGLQRVGESGLPPQTMAAEGAGWASTGGRGTYESSDKRGSTRGNESRPTRPDR, encoded by the coding sequence GTGAAGCCGTTCGTCGATTCACGTGGACCCGACATCGCACCCTACTTCGCACACTGTCCGACCGCGACCTACCAGCCGAGGTCGGTGGTGTTCGACGTCGAACGGGCGCAACACGAAACCCTCCTCATCGAACACGGCGTCACCCGGGTCACCACCTGCCATCCGGGAGGCGCTGAGCGGCTGCTGTTCTACAAAGGAACGGGGTGCGTGCTCGGCGACACGGTGATTTTCGGTGAACCGGGCAACTTGCCGGCGAGCGCGCGTGCGGTGGCGATCACCGAAGTGGCCGTCCGGGTGATGCCGCGTCGCGAGTTCGAGCGTATGTGCATGTCCGAGCCGAACCTGGTCTACGCGTTGCTGCAGCGTGCCCACCGCAAGATCGCCAACCTGATCGAGCAGGTCGGGCTCGCCGCGTTCTCGGACACCACGACGCAGACCGCCGGACTTCTGCACGCACTGTGGGCGGAAAGTGGGCGCGCCGACGCTCCGCCCGAAGTCAACCGATTGCTGCATTTGACCCACCAGGAGATCGCCAGCGCTACCGGCCGTACCCGGGTTTCGGTCAGTTACGCCATGAAACGGCTCGAGAACGCGGGCACGATCGCGCTGCACCGCGGCTGGATCGAGGTACTGGATGCAGCCGGCCTGCAGCGCGTCGGCGAGTCCGGGCTGCCTCCGCAGACGATGGCAGCCGAAGGGGCGGGTTGGGCGAGCACCGGCGGTCGTGGCACGTACGAAAGCTCCGACAAACGTGGCAGTACGCGTGGGAATGAGAGTCGGCCCACGCGGCCCGACCGATGA
- a CDS encoding conjugal transfer protein TraH, giving the protein MIHPNTAHAGCRTRTEKVCGWTVGHFGELAAVAAPSVLGAATTPWLSVLSAVIAAVWGWHEARLHRSTRTTRASLAAGTPPPRQLSSAPAPAEPGATGRKEAQA; this is encoded by the coding sequence ATGATCCACCCGAACACCGCCCACGCCGGTTGCCGGACGCGGACGGAGAAGGTGTGCGGCTGGACGGTCGGGCATTTCGGTGAGCTGGCCGCGGTCGCCGCCCCGAGCGTGCTCGGCGCGGCGACCACGCCGTGGCTGAGCGTGCTGTCCGCGGTGATCGCGGCGGTGTGGGGCTGGCACGAGGCCCGCCTGCATCGCAGCACCCGCACCACTCGCGCGTCCCTCGCCGCCGGCACCCCGCCGCCGCGGCAGCTGAGCAGCGCCCCTGCCCCGGCCGAGCCCGGGGCCACCGGCCGGAAGGAGGCCCAGGCATGA
- a CDS encoding amidohydrolase family protein, with protein MFVFDNVVHMYDNKPSNIGPRGEQVARNLHGFGVVLSNEQYPANDHFLDEELSVEEAGRILFEESQTDLAMAQTVPLFGWWKDGFSPAHRQYALKEAFPHRVLFCGGVDPLYQGVEGAMKEMTRQAEEWGAVSFKFYQAHDNSLSWRIDDRQIAYPLWEKALELGITNVQFHKGVPFGTERMEHMNPTDLQQAAIDFPELTFVIHHLGDPYIDESISIASRNQNVWLALSAWINIYPIMPREALKRLGKALMYVGPDRLLWGSEAFVWPNVQGYIDLFAELDMPQNLQEDYGFPRITRDAKRKIFGENYARLLGIDVGQTLKTIYGSDERQP; from the coding sequence ATGTTCGTGTTCGATAATGTCGTGCATATGTATGACAACAAGCCGAGCAATATCGGCCCCCGGGGGGAACAGGTCGCGCGGAACCTGCACGGTTTCGGCGTGGTTCTGTCCAATGAGCAGTACCCGGCCAATGATCATTTCCTCGACGAGGAGCTCAGTGTCGAAGAGGCGGGGCGGATTCTGTTCGAGGAGTCGCAGACCGACCTCGCGATGGCGCAGACGGTTCCGCTGTTCGGCTGGTGGAAGGACGGTTTTTCGCCGGCGCATCGGCAGTACGCGTTGAAGGAGGCGTTTCCCCATCGCGTGCTGTTCTGCGGCGGAGTCGACCCGTTGTACCAGGGCGTCGAGGGTGCGATGAAGGAGATGACCAGGCAGGCCGAGGAGTGGGGTGCGGTCAGTTTCAAGTTCTATCAGGCGCACGACAACTCGCTGAGCTGGCGGATCGACGACCGGCAGATCGCCTACCCGTTGTGGGAGAAGGCGCTGGAACTGGGAATCACCAACGTCCAGTTCCATAAGGGCGTTCCTTTCGGTACCGAGCGCATGGAACACATGAACCCGACCGATCTGCAGCAGGCGGCGATCGACTTCCCGGAGTTGACCTTCGTCATTCACCATCTCGGGGATCCCTACATCGACGAGTCGATCAGCATCGCATCGCGTAACCAGAACGTATGGCTCGCGTTGTCGGCGTGGATCAACATTTACCCGATCATGCCGAGGGAGGCGCTCAAGCGGCTGGGCAAGGCGCTGATGTATGTCGGCCCCGACCGTCTGCTGTGGGGTTCCGAGGCTTTCGTGTGGCCGAATGTCCAGGGCTACATCGACTTGTTCGCCGAGCTGGACATGCCGCAGAACCTGCAGGAGGACTACGGCTTCCCGCGGATCACCCGCGACGCGAAGCGGAAGATCTTCGGCGAGAACTATGCGCGGCTGCTGGGTATCGATGTCGGCCAGACCCTCAAAACCATCTACGGCAGCGACGAGCGGCAGCCATGA
- a CDS encoding CaiB/BaiF CoA transferase family protein: MTNPPGPLSDIRVIEMGQLIAGPFCGQLLGDLGAEVIKIEQPGAGDPMRHWGAKNGNGDSLTWPVIARNKKSITSDLRGARGQEVTRKLLATADILIENFRPGTLERWNLAPERLWRANPALIVVRVSGFGQSGPYAGRAGYGSIGEAMGGLRYLIGEPDRPPARAGVSIGDSLAGTYAALGALAALHTRQTTGRGQVVDSAIYEAVLAMSEAQLTEWEAVGHQRERTGAILSKVAPSNVYPTAKGAEVLIAANQDTVFRRLAAAMGRAQLAADPRYATHDARGEHQAELDHLIADWSRQLDADTVLEVLHEAGVPAGKVYRAEDMFADEHFAARSAITHARNRRGEEFAMQNVAPRLSGTPGSVRWAGPDLGEHTDQILTELGLSTAEIASLRETATI, translated from the coding sequence ATGACGAACCCACCCGGTCCACTCAGTGACATTCGGGTGATCGAGATGGGACAGCTCATTGCCGGCCCATTCTGCGGTCAGCTGCTCGGTGACCTCGGTGCCGAGGTGATCAAAATCGAGCAGCCGGGCGCCGGGGACCCGATGAGACACTGGGGCGCGAAGAACGGCAACGGCGACTCGCTGACCTGGCCGGTGATCGCCAGGAACAAGAAGTCGATCACCAGCGACCTGCGCGGCGCACGAGGCCAGGAGGTAACCCGGAAGCTGCTGGCCACCGCGGATATTCTGATCGAGAATTTCCGGCCCGGAACGCTGGAGCGCTGGAACCTGGCCCCAGAACGGCTCTGGCGTGCGAACCCTGCCCTCATTGTCGTCCGGGTCAGTGGATTCGGTCAATCCGGTCCGTATGCCGGTCGTGCCGGTTACGGGTCGATCGGGGAGGCCATGGGCGGCCTGCGCTATTTGATCGGTGAACCGGACCGGCCCCCCGCACGGGCCGGAGTCAGCATCGGCGACTCGCTGGCCGGCACCTACGCCGCCCTCGGTGCACTGGCCGCACTGCATACCCGGCAGACCACCGGGCGCGGCCAGGTGGTGGACTCGGCGATCTACGAGGCTGTCCTGGCGATGTCGGAGGCACAGCTCACGGAGTGGGAGGCGGTCGGCCATCAGCGAGAGCGGACTGGCGCGATCCTGTCGAAGGTCGCTCCCAGCAACGTGTACCCCACAGCGAAGGGGGCCGAAGTACTCATCGCGGCGAACCAGGACACGGTGTTCCGCCGGCTCGCCGCGGCGATGGGACGCGCCCAGCTGGCAGCCGATCCTCGGTATGCGACCCACGATGCCCGAGGCGAGCACCAGGCAGAGCTCGACCACCTCATCGCTGACTGGTCGCGCCAGCTGGACGCCGACACCGTGCTCGAGGTGCTGCACGAGGCCGGTGTACCGGCCGGAAAGGTCTACCGGGCGGAGGACATGTTCGCCGACGAGCATTTCGCGGCTCGCTCGGCGATCACCCACGCGCGCAACAGGCGAGGCGAAGAATTCGCCATGCAGAACGTCGCTCCGCGCCTGTCCGGTACTCCGGGCAGCGTCCGCTGGGCCGGACCGGACCTGGGCGAGCACACCGACCAGATCCTCACCGAGCTCGGCCTCAGCACCGCCGAGATCGCCTCACTTCGTGAGACAGCAACGATTTGA
- a CDS encoding NUDIX domain-containing protein — MARIDYFDDPEAPAANSVVPSVTAVVRDDKGRVLLIHKIDNDLWALPGGGHDVGERITDTVVREVREETGLNVEVVRLVGTYTDPRHVMAYDDGEVRQQFSLCFEGRWVYGEPREDGTETKAVRWVSPDELDVLNIHPSMRLRIDHALDETRTGPYLG, encoded by the coding sequence ATGGCACGCATTGACTATTTTGATGACCCGGAAGCCCCAGCGGCCAATAGCGTTGTGCCTTCCGTGACGGCAGTTGTCCGCGACGACAAGGGGCGAGTTCTACTTATTCATAAGATCGATAACGATCTGTGGGCTCTTCCTGGTGGCGGCCACGACGTCGGCGAGCGGATCACGGACACTGTTGTCCGCGAGGTTCGCGAGGAAACTGGGCTGAATGTCGAAGTTGTCCGCCTAGTCGGCACTTACACGGATCCTCGGCACGTTATGGCGTACGACGACGGAGAGGTGCGCCAGCAATTTTCCCTATGCTTCGAAGGCCGATGGGTTTATGGGGAACCGCGCGAGGATGGCACTGAAACTAAGGCTGTACGGTGGGTTTCTCCCGATGAACTTGACGTTCTCAATATCCATCCATCAATGCGACTCAGGATCGATCACGCCTTGGACGAAACTCGAACCGGACCCTATTTGGGCTGA
- a CDS encoding HD domain-containing protein → MFTVEDAARVAEELVAPLGRRWSHVKGVASRARTLLPAVPAGDGDLLLSAAWLHDIGYAPEIGHTRFHPLDGARYLHKHGWPADVVNLVAHHSGARFEAAERGLSSELAYFPFSNSPVLDALVTADLTTGPAGEPLTYDERIAEILHRYPAGSPVRRTWIKASPILKESVARTNSRLSDQPK, encoded by the coding sequence ATGTTCACCGTTGAAGATGCGGCCCGGGTTGCCGAGGAGCTCGTGGCCCCTCTTGGCCGGCGCTGGTCGCATGTCAAAGGCGTTGCGTCACGTGCCCGGACTCTCCTCCCGGCTGTTCCTGCAGGAGACGGTGACCTTCTGCTGTCCGCTGCGTGGCTTCACGACATCGGTTACGCCCCTGAGATTGGGCACACACGTTTCCATCCATTGGATGGTGCTCGATATTTGCACAAGCATGGCTGGCCTGCCGATGTCGTGAATCTTGTCGCACATCACTCCGGGGCGCGGTTTGAGGCAGCGGAACGCGGACTATCATCAGAACTGGCCTATTTTCCATTTAGCAATTCACCGGTTCTGGATGCCCTTGTTACGGCGGACCTCACCACTGGCCCGGCTGGTGAACCTCTAACCTACGATGAACGTATCGCGGAAATCCTTCATCGCTACCCCGCTGGCAGTCCAGTCCGCCGAACATGGATAAAGGCATCGCCAATTCTCAAAGAGTCAGTAGCTCGAACCAATTCCCGCCTGTCTGATCAGCCCAAATAG
- a CDS encoding helix-turn-helix domain-containing protein encodes MANDRLRTAILAANLDVDRLAAAVGVDPKTADRWISKERVPHRRTRHKILEVLGGREEDLWPTLTADLRAAPTESELVHLYESRSAITRAGWEALLNRVEDSMDMLVFSGAFLVEQYNFVPFIRIKAEAGVKFRLLVGDESSPAVAQRAVEEGTPGGLEGRIQLMRRYLSDVADMNGVEIRTHGEILYNSLYRFDDDLLVNGHAFGALAGQSPVMHLKRQPNGPMWKHFMRSFDRTWNLGIPEKE; translated from the coding sequence ATGGCGAATGACCGGCTGCGCACGGCAATCCTTGCGGCCAACCTGGACGTTGACCGTCTCGCCGCAGCGGTGGGGGTCGATCCGAAGACCGCGGACCGCTGGATCAGCAAAGAGCGTGTGCCGCACCGTAGGACTCGACACAAGATCCTTGAGGTGCTTGGCGGCCGAGAGGAAGACCTTTGGCCAACCTTGACGGCAGACCTCCGTGCCGCGCCGACAGAATCAGAACTTGTACACCTGTACGAGTCGCGTTCTGCAATCACTCGGGCAGGCTGGGAGGCGCTCCTAAACAGGGTCGAGGACAGCATGGACATGCTGGTGTTTTCGGGCGCATTCCTGGTCGAGCAGTACAACTTTGTTCCATTTATCCGAATAAAGGCCGAGGCCGGTGTAAAGTTTCGACTTCTGGTCGGCGACGAATCGTCGCCTGCGGTTGCACAGAGAGCAGTGGAGGAGGGCACGCCCGGCGGACTTGAGGGCCGCATTCAGTTGATGCGACGCTATCTGTCGGATGTAGCAGACATGAATGGCGTCGAGATTCGTACCCACGGCGAGATTCTCTATAACTCGCTATATAGATTCGATGACGACCTACTTGTTAACGGACACGCCTTCGGCGCTTTAGCCGGGCAGAGTCCGGTCATGCATCTAAAGAGGCAACCGAATGGTCCGATGTGGAAGCATTTTATGCGATCGTTCGACCGAACCTGGAATCTAGGAATTCCCGAAAAGGAGTGA